One genomic window of Ruminococcus gauvreauii includes the following:
- a CDS encoding PucR family transcriptional regulator, which produces MELTASLIYETMSAAICMERPNRSFSDLPLKGFLFYPSASEHSVQYLQIITYHAFANLKDPSGHTWLCLKHREQPALYHRDFDVIYVNEDITVLELANLLQEVWTEFDRFNDLLLLTRSGLQYAKELFDAASRLTGMEMALVDADYHYLITTKDFYKVSNFPQTSSMTWEQVTEYNQEKEFKEAFSLHGVQNYPSGNRNLLLYYINIFLNDRYCARLVAKFKKITFFDGKLSVIEALGSSVTHAFSIENSSSHYSDSRHSLYSIVNHIIQGSVEDMHRYTAVLSSYGWEKDHRYQVIKFKFLEEDHFTISFDYIRIQIENLLRNSCFISNAAGIFCVRNLSLPGGEERLPDDFKVFLRDTLCKIGISNPFTDIFSIQTFCSEAETALSVGEQEAPSFWYYYFSDFVYDYLKAQCVAQYPASELCHPAISILKRYDALHPHGCLILTLKVLIEHKFNISHAAEALFVHRTTCIYRLNKINELTGIDFNDMKQLTHLMISFMIDDALHA; this is translated from the coding sequence ATGGAATTGACTGCAAGTCTTATCTATGAAACAATGTCGGCTGCAATATGCATGGAGCGCCCGAACAGGTCTTTTTCCGACCTTCCGCTGAAAGGATTTCTTTTTTATCCGTCGGCCTCAGAACACAGCGTGCAATATCTTCAGATCATCACCTATCATGCATTCGCAAATCTGAAAGACCCCAGCGGTCACACCTGGTTATGCCTGAAGCACAGGGAACAACCGGCGCTGTATCACAGGGATTTTGACGTTATTTACGTCAATGAAGACATCACCGTACTCGAACTGGCAAATCTCCTTCAGGAAGTCTGGACAGAATTTGACCGCTTCAATGACCTTCTGCTGCTGACGCGCTCAGGTCTTCAGTATGCAAAAGAACTGTTTGACGCCGCCTCACGCTTAACAGGTATGGAAATGGCTCTTGTCGACGCTGATTACCATTACCTGATCACCACGAAAGATTTCTACAAAGTGTCAAACTTTCCCCAGACCTCAAGCATGACATGGGAACAGGTCACGGAATATAATCAGGAAAAGGAATTCAAGGAGGCATTTTCCCTCCATGGCGTCCAGAACTATCCGTCCGGAAACCGCAATCTGCTGTTGTATTATATCAACATTTTTCTGAATGACCGATACTGTGCCAGGCTTGTGGCCAAGTTCAAAAAGATTACGTTTTTTGACGGAAAACTGTCCGTGATCGAAGCACTCGGCAGCTCTGTCACGCATGCCTTTTCCATCGAAAACAGTTCGTCTCACTACTCCGACAGCAGGCACAGCCTGTACAGCATCGTGAACCACATCATACAGGGCAGCGTTGAGGACATGCACAGATACACTGCCGTCCTCTCCTCCTACGGATGGGAGAAGGATCACCGTTATCAGGTAATTAAATTTAAATTTCTCGAGGAGGACCATTTTACGATCTCCTTTGATTATATCCGCATACAGATTGAAAATCTGCTCAGAAACAGCTGCTTCATCAGCAATGCCGCCGGGATTTTCTGCGTCCGGAATCTGTCTCTGCCCGGAGGCGAAGAACGGCTTCCGGATGATTTCAAGGTATTTCTGCGCGATACGCTGTGCAAAATCGGCATCAGCAATCCTTTTACGGACATTTTCAGCATCCAGACTTTCTGCAGCGAAGCTGAAACGGCACTCTCCGTCGGGGAACAGGAGGCGCCGTCTTTCTGGTATTACTATTTCTCTGATTTCGTATATGATTATCTGAAAGCACAGTGTGTGGCTCAATATCCCGCATCCGAGCTTTGCCATCCGGCGATCAGTATATTGAAGAGATACGATGCGCTTCATCCGCACGGCTGCCTGATCCTGACCCTGAAAGTCCTGATTGAGCACAAATTCAACATCTCGCACGCAGCAGAAGCGCTGTTCGTTCACCGGACCACGTGTATATACCGCCTCAACAAGATTAACGAACTGACGGGAATTGATTTCAATGATATGAAACAGCTGACCCATCTGATGATCTCCTTTATGATCGACGATGCGCTGCATGCCTGA
- a CDS encoding AraC family transcriptional regulator, with the protein MRGWDERKVYVARHCHQDCFWGLTYQNGYLEFPVRDTSAISIAPWEDNISVKPHRHAYYEFALVTKGSCVHSYKGVKVPLVPGDVFLIEPHQEHSYEIQASVHIINCNFIAEGLGDDCNEVISGASRLKPVSHMDEDTKRHWDELLQYVSLVDQEISQEVRQSYLNAQGIIHLESSEMDEVERLLWAMMDEQEKNELNSEYAKAAYLQLILILFQRVQVQKNQRMSKYSTQKKAMIYDALAYIEEHLDKKIDFEEISRNSFLSPSYFRAIFKDVTGLTPIEYLNRMRIVKSLEYLEMEQLSITDAAARVGIYDSNYYSRLFKKVMGYSPRYFKSIREKT; encoded by the coding sequence ATGCGGGGATGGGATGAGCGAAAAGTATACGTTGCAAGACATTGCCATCAGGATTGCTTTTGGGGGCTTACATATCAGAACGGGTATCTGGAATTTCCAGTTCGCGATACGTCTGCCATTTCAATTGCACCATGGGAAGATAATATATCTGTAAAGCCTCACCGTCATGCCTATTACGAGTTTGCATTGGTTACAAAGGGCTCCTGCGTCCACAGCTATAAAGGCGTGAAAGTTCCGCTTGTGCCCGGAGACGTCTTTTTGATAGAACCGCACCAGGAGCACAGCTATGAGATTCAGGCGTCCGTCCATATCATAAACTGCAATTTTATCGCCGAGGGCCTGGGGGATGACTGCAACGAAGTGATATCGGGCGCTTCAAGGCTAAAGCCGGTCAGTCATATGGACGAGGACACAAAACGCCACTGGGACGAGCTTCTGCAGTATGTATCACTGGTTGATCAGGAGATCAGTCAGGAGGTGCGCCAGTCATATCTGAATGCGCAGGGGATCATCCATCTGGAGAGCAGCGAAATGGACGAGGTCGAACGTCTGCTATGGGCGATGATGGACGAGCAGGAAAAGAACGAACTCAACTCCGAGTATGCCAAGGCAGCGTATCTGCAGCTGATTCTGATCCTGTTTCAGCGTGTGCAGGTTCAGAAAAACCAGCGGATGAGCAAGTATTCGACTCAGAAAAAAGCGATGATCTACGATGCGCTTGCCTATATTGAGGAACATCTGGACAAAAAAATAGATTTTGAAGAGATCTCCAGAAACTCATTCCTGAGTCCGAGTTATTTCCGCGCCATCTTTAAGGATGTGACAGGCCTGACGCCGATTGAGTACCTGAACCGTATGAGGATCGTCAAATCTCTGGAATATCTGGAGATGGAGCAGCTGTCCATCACAGATGCGGCTGCCAGGGTGGGGATCTATGACTCCAACTATTACTCGAGGCTGTTCAAAAAAGTGATGGGGTATTCGCCGCGTTATTTTAAGAGTATACGGGAGAAAACGTAA
- a CDS encoding DMT family transporter, with protein MKRKYADFLLIFITAVWGLSFPIMRNSLTYISELTYLFYRFLLASIVLVAVFHRRLRNITGTVLWKGAVLGVSLSGALGFTVIALRYTTAANVAFITGMNIVIVPFLSNIILKKRIDWVKRGSVLIAVIGLFLISGGVELKFNRGDFLAFLCALCISAQIILTDIFTADEDPVILGCLQVNTAAVIYFLLSLAGGIGFTFEVRWIVMVTILVTGIAGTALAFVGQTLVQKYTTPSHVAIIFILEPVFGAVFALWIPRLDGTTETISAVKGIGCCLLIASMLFTEIAGAKAEVKSGQHGEITGR; from the coding sequence ATGAAAAGAAAATATGCGGATTTTTTGCTGATATTTATTACTGCTGTCTGGGGGCTGTCATTTCCGATCATGAGGAATTCTTTAACCTACATATCAGAGCTGACGTATCTGTTTTACCGGTTCCTGCTGGCAAGCATTGTTCTGGTGGCTGTCTTTCACCGCAGACTGCGGAATATAACCGGAACCGTATTGTGGAAGGGGGCGGTACTGGGAGTGTCGCTATCCGGTGCGCTGGGATTCACGGTTATTGCGCTTCGCTATACTACGGCTGCAAATGTGGCTTTTATCACCGGAATGAATATTGTGATCGTTCCTTTTCTGTCCAACATAATATTGAAGAAAAGGATCGACTGGGTAAAAAGAGGAAGTGTATTGATCGCTGTGATCGGACTTTTTCTGATATCCGGGGGCGTGGAGCTGAAATTTAACAGGGGAGATTTTCTCGCCTTTCTGTGTGCACTATGTATTTCTGCACAGATCATTCTGACGGATATTTTCACAGCCGATGAGGATCCGGTTATTCTGGGGTGTTTACAGGTCAATACGGCGGCGGTTATTTACTTTTTGTTAAGCCTTGCAGGCGGGATCGGATTTACGTTTGAGGTCAGGTGGATCGTGATGGTCACGATTCTCGTAACCGGAATTGCCGGAACTGCATTGGCATTTGTAGGGCAGACCCTGGTTCAGAAATATACGACGCCGTCCCACGTGGCTATCATTTTCATATTGGAACCTGTCTTCGGGGCGGTGTTTGCACTGTGGATTCCAAGACTGGATGGGACGACAGAGACGATATCTGCGGTCAAAGGAATCGGATGCTGCCTGCTAATCGCATCGATGCTGTTTACGGAGATTGCGGGGGCAAAGGCGGAAGTCAAATCAGGACAGCATGGTGAGATTACGGGGCGATAA
- a CDS encoding amino acid adenylation domain-containing protein, producing the protein MMKIFSFVYGVKDLKRGERYRKIEAGSCAVGGLNIISGLTALGILVFKYTGREQFCLTYRMERERSIDFCIRSKSTASEIFGDIVNQVEVSREPAYHDVLDILLDFSDADAYPETDEYHMVLRAKADGGKIRCSVFFKESVYCGGYARQIAEQWLMLLQKRMSEDTIKLDELRLESEEERLARWNTVKSSAEDFSYEYRHSIVEEFYLGFRDHADDTALSDTEGKMTYRQLDQISNRIANMLRLNGVAKGDHVAIVGERSRSMILSILGTLKLGAVYIPIDMELPVNRIRYIMQDAMVKKTLLLERVRDLEEFENAVTLDSIDDYPEEFVNEQIGGEDDAYILYTSGTTGNPKGVIVKHESVVNLSKWFGDTYNLKKNRHVLHMTNMSFDVSVEETITTLLNFAEIHLIPQNIRFNKQEFAAYLTEHKIAIAQFVPVTLKEMLGDTEKIDCLKVVICGGERLDDDLKNDMLRKGYDLFNHYGPTECTVDAVTCKCELASNNLGRPIANTEVYVIDSDKELQMFGAVGELCISGAGMSRGYFRKKEMTEEKFTWIPSLNKKVYRTGDLAVMMPDGNLRFVGRSDHQVKINGLRIELEEIECHLKRYAGIEEAVVTVIRNHYGGRALCAYYKSTASVNYKNIKIFLGQFLPQYMIPNHYILIEEWPVTVNGKIDKNLLGEWESSIQTRKYEAPVNKAEREISDVWKKILGHPRISVVDEFINVGGDSLRAVILSNVLSEKYNLQIPLNSILTSTVRQTAKLLNQGTAKEVLPKDDNLILLKSGSDTARHVFFVHAGNGEAEAFIDLCDGLSVDSYLWGIRADRLADYSPRNVTLSEIACHYVKKLEKVQPEGEIQLIGWCIGGSIAFEMALQLEQKGRTLGFFGMINSFAPDREFWDQVPAFSLYTEAAAIKKLPRSEAFKKLYGKPESISGIWLCLLEYYDMIGLSAEELKKCVDDDMDRAIPYYDSANVTVRHIVYYINVLRTFDNARALYVPTRRLRAQAHFFAAAEETAANIPVWNQYCEKPMQIHEIRGSNFSALQYPKVQEFSELLNKMLSV; encoded by the coding sequence ATGATGAAAATATTCTCTTTTGTCTACGGGGTTAAAGATTTAAAAAGGGGAGAGCGCTATCGGAAGATTGAGGCGGGCAGCTGTGCAGTTGGCGGGCTGAATATCATTTCCGGTCTGACGGCGCTTGGGATCCTGGTATTCAAGTACACAGGCAGGGAGCAGTTCTGCCTGACATACCGAATGGAAAGAGAAAGAAGTATAGATTTTTGTATACGTTCGAAATCTACAGCTTCTGAAATTTTTGGGGACATTGTGAATCAGGTGGAAGTTAGCCGTGAGCCCGCTTATCACGATGTTTTGGATATTCTGCTGGATTTTTCGGATGCCGATGCTTATCCGGAAACGGATGAGTATCATATGGTCCTGAGGGCAAAGGCAGACGGCGGTAAGATCAGATGCTCTGTGTTTTTCAAGGAATCTGTTTACTGCGGCGGATATGCCAGGCAGATTGCGGAACAGTGGCTCATGCTGCTTCAGAAGCGGATGAGCGAAGATACAATAAAACTGGATGAGCTGCGCCTGGAATCAGAAGAAGAGCGTTTGGCCAGATGGAATACGGTGAAATCTTCCGCTGAAGATTTCAGTTATGAATACCGCCATTCCATTGTGGAAGAATTTTATCTGGGATTTCGTGATCATGCCGATGATACGGCTCTTAGTGATACGGAGGGGAAGATGACGTACCGGCAGCTCGATCAGATATCGAATCGGATAGCCAATATGCTGCGTCTGAACGGAGTAGCAAAAGGAGACCATGTTGCTATTGTGGGAGAGAGAAGCCGTTCGATGATCCTTTCCATACTGGGGACGCTCAAGCTGGGGGCGGTGTATATTCCCATCGATATGGAGCTTCCGGTTAACCGGATCAGGTATATCATGCAGGATGCCATGGTGAAAAAAACGCTGCTGCTGGAACGTGTCAGAGACCTGGAAGAGTTTGAGAATGCCGTAACTCTGGATAGCATCGACGATTACCCGGAGGAGTTTGTGAACGAACAAATCGGCGGAGAAGACGATGCTTATATTCTCTATACTTCCGGGACGACCGGCAATCCGAAGGGTGTGATTGTAAAGCATGAGAGTGTCGTAAATTTGAGCAAATGGTTCGGCGATACTTACAACTTAAAAAAGAACCGGCATGTGCTGCATATGACAAATATGTCATTCGATGTTTCGGTTGAGGAAACCATCACAACGCTGCTGAACTTTGCAGAGATCCATTTGATTCCTCAAAATATCAGGTTCAACAAACAGGAGTTTGCTGCATACCTGACGGAACATAAGATTGCCATCGCCCAGTTCGTTCCCGTCACTTTAAAGGAAATGCTGGGGGACACAGAGAAGATAGACTGCCTGAAAGTCGTCATCTGCGGAGGGGAACGGCTGGATGACGATTTGAAAAATGATATGCTCAGGAAAGGATATGACCTGTTCAACCACTATGGCCCGACCGAGTGTACGGTGGATGCCGTTACGTGTAAATGTGAACTTGCATCCAATAATCTGGGGCGCCCCATTGCGAATACAGAAGTTTATGTGATAGACAGTGACAAAGAACTGCAGATGTTCGGCGCCGTCGGGGAACTCTGTATCTCCGGTGCGGGAATGTCCCGGGGGTATTTCCGTAAAAAGGAGATGACGGAAGAGAAGTTTACCTGGATTCCGTCGCTGAATAAGAAAGTGTATCGGACAGGCGACCTTGCTGTTATGATGCCGGACGGCAATCTCAGATTTGTCGGCAGATCAGATCATCAGGTGAAGATAAACGGTCTTCGCATTGAGCTGGAGGAAATTGAATGTCATTTGAAGAGGTATGCCGGGATTGAGGAAGCAGTGGTTACGGTGATCAGGAATCATTACGGCGGAAGGGCTCTTTGCGCATATTATAAAAGCACTGCATCTGTGAATTATAAAAATATAAAAATCTTTCTGGGGCAATTTCTGCCGCAGTATATGATCCCGAATCACTACATATTGATTGAAGAATGGCCGGTCACGGTCAACGGGAAAATTGATAAAAACCTGCTGGGCGAATGGGAGAGCAGTATCCAAACTAGGAAATATGAGGCGCCCGTGAATAAGGCGGAAAGAGAAATATCTGATGTATGGAAGAAAATACTGGGACATCCCAGGATCAGCGTGGTAGATGAGTTTATCAATGTCGGCGGAGATTCGCTGAGGGCGGTGATCCTGTCCAACGTTCTGTCTGAAAAGTATAACCTTCAGATTCCGCTGAACAGTATCCTGACAAGCACGGTCAGACAGACTGCAAAGCTGCTGAACCAGGGTACGGCAAAGGAAGTGCTGCCAAAGGATGATAATCTGATTCTGCTGAAAAGCGGAAGCGATACCGCGCGTCACGTGTTTTTTGTCCATGCGGGTAACGGCGAGGCGGAGGCATTTATAGATCTGTGCGATGGCCTGTCTGTGGATTCTTATCTATGGGGGATCCGTGCGGACCGGCTTGCGGATTACTCACCCAGAAACGTCACACTGTCCGAAATTGCATGTCATTATGTAAAGAAGCTTGAGAAGGTGCAGCCGGAGGGGGAGATTCAGCTGATCGGCTGGTGCATCGGGGGCAGTATTGCCTTTGAAATGGCTCTCCAACTCGAGCAGAAGGGAAGAACGCTTGGTTTTTTCGGAATGATCAACAGCTTCGCACCGGACAGGGAGTTCTGGGACCAGGTACCGGCTTTTTCTCTTTATACGGAGGCGGCGGCAATTAAAAAACTTCCACGCAGTGAGGCGTTTAAAAAGCTGTACGGGAAACCGGAGAGTATTTCCGGCATCTGGCTTTGCCTGCTTGAATATTATGACATGATCGGGCTGTCTGCGGAGGAACTGAAGAAATGTGTTGATGATGATATGGACCGTGCAATTCCATATTATGATTCGGCCAATGTTACCGTACGCCATATCGTATATTACATCAACGTGCTCAGGACATTCGACAACGCCAGGGCCCTTTATGTTCCGACGCGGCGGCTGAGGGCACAGGCCCACTTTTTTGCGGCGGCAGAAGAAACAGCGGCCAATATTCCTGTATGGAATCAATACTGTGAAAAACCGATGCAGATCCATGAAATCAGAGGCAGCAATTTCTCGGCACTGCAGTACCCAAAGGTGCAGGAATTCTCAGAACTGTTAAATAAAATGTTGTCAGTATAA
- a CDS encoding uroporphyrinogen decarboxylase family protein, with protein MLTRKNFIAAMRGEKVDKVPLLMREGFEYWWEPKGRDEFKAGWMNDPQYRRLIQAVKESDAYILCQDQSFLFNRFMMSSTDRIRTVTKDVDENTKDVFGELHTKKGVLRFRDSIFRNQCTQWIMEVPVTEAEQMEELLDTPFEINDETVDIAVQAVQDTVDRLDERVIYQFFVPSPIVTISRCMAFETFLELSLTERELMLDALEEITQRQMKMVDAVAPKLPENVVFWMGGSEQCTPPMMNPEAFDMFVEPYDSRVVKKMKEYGYAVGCHCHGKVRHAVDVMRRIGYDATEPVEPAPQGNVSMKEAFEITEGQLTLIGNLEWADLELASEEEIRCKVRALEEVKDERLIVASSAGPITTVTEKLVDNHLAWLDEYYKIFG; from the coding sequence ATGTTGACAAGAAAAAATTTTATTGCAGCAATGCGTGGGGAAAAGGTTGACAAGGTTCCGCTGTTGATGCGGGAGGGATTCGAGTACTGGTGGGAACCGAAGGGAAGAGACGAATTCAAGGCGGGCTGGATGAATGATCCGCAGTACCGCAGGCTGATTCAGGCTGTCAAAGAGAGTGACGCCTACATCTTATGCCAGGACCAGTCGTTTTTGTTTAATCGTTTTATGATGTCGAGCACGGACAGGATCCGGACCGTGACAAAGGATGTAGATGAAAACACAAAGGATGTTTTTGGAGAACTTCACACGAAAAAGGGCGTGCTTAGGTTCCGCGATTCCATCTTCCGGAACCAGTGTACGCAGTGGATCATGGAAGTCCCGGTCACGGAAGCGGAACAGATGGAGGAGCTTTTAGACACGCCGTTTGAGATCAATGATGAGACCGTGGATATTGCGGTACAGGCGGTGCAGGACACCGTGGACCGTCTGGATGAACGTGTGATCTATCAGTTCTTTGTACCGTCGCCCATCGTTACCATCTCCCGTTGTATGGCATTTGAGACATTTTTGGAGCTGTCGCTGACGGAGCGGGAACTGATGCTGGATGCACTGGAAGAAATTACACAGAGGCAGATGAAAATGGTGGATGCGGTAGCGCCGAAACTTCCTGAAAATGTCGTATTCTGGATGGGGGGATCTGAACAGTGCACACCGCCGATGATGAATCCGGAGGCCTTCGACATGTTTGTGGAACCGTATGATTCCCGGGTTGTGAAAAAGATGAAGGAGTACGGGTATGCTGTCGGCTGTCACTGCCACGGCAAGGTTCGCCATGCTGTCGATGTCATGCGCCGGATCGGTTATGATGCAACAGAACCGGTGGAGCCGGCGCCGCAGGGGAACGTATCCATGAAAGAGGCCTTTGAGATCACAGAAGGTCAGCTGACTTTGATCGGCAATCTGGAGTGGGCGGATCTGGAACTGGCGTCAGAAGAGGAAATCCGCTGTAAAGTCAGAGCGTTGGAAGAAGTGAAGGATGAGCGCCTGATCGTAGCCTCTTCTGCCGGACCGATCACAACCGTGACAGAAAAGCTGGTGGATAACCATTTAGCGTGGCTGGACGAATACTATAAAATATTTGGATAA
- a CDS encoding AraC family transcriptional regulator: protein MKPFGEAGILLKDSEYYINFPSDFAKENLFYTEQGGHYHLNRHYVTSRPLSNFRYFSFQYVVHGEMLIIIDGKEYLLHDNEIGIIDTSKAHLYAACKDTELLFVRFRGNRAPELVSRIHEYQHAYTPPHINRTYRALTEIAEGFIQQTPLYEEIISSHIHTILSDLLTLQHGPKAGRESVIDQSIHYIEANYYLPLTVQELAGMACLNASYFSEKFKSQTGITPKQYLIQTRLNAAKILLRDTDWSIREIADKTGFQSDAYFSNYFHTQFHKTPTEYRSLKIRRI, encoded by the coding sequence ATGAAACCTTTTGGAGAAGCCGGAATCCTGTTGAAAGATTCCGAATACTATATCAATTTCCCTTCTGACTTCGCAAAGGAAAATCTGTTTTATACCGAACAGGGCGGCCACTATCATTTAAACAGGCATTATGTTACCTCACGTCCGCTCTCAAACTTCCGCTATTTTTCTTTTCAATATGTAGTGCACGGCGAGATGCTGATTATCATCGACGGGAAAGAATATCTGCTGCACGACAACGAGATCGGAATCATCGACACCTCCAAGGCTCATCTGTATGCGGCATGCAAAGACACTGAATTGTTGTTTGTACGTTTTCGCGGCAACCGGGCTCCGGAGCTCGTCTCCCGCATTCACGAGTATCAGCACGCCTATACGCCTCCCCATATCAATCGCACCTACCGTGCACTGACGGAAATCGCAGAAGGGTTCATTCAGCAGACGCCGCTCTACGAGGAGATCATCTCCAGCCATATTCATACGATTTTAAGCGACCTGCTTACTTTGCAGCATGGTCCCAAAGCCGGCAGGGAATCTGTGATCGATCAATCCATTCATTATATCGAAGCCAACTACTACCTGCCTCTGACCGTCCAGGAGCTTGCCGGTATGGCCTGCCTGAATGCCAGTTATTTTTCAGAGAAGTTCAAAAGCCAGACAGGAATCACACCAAAGCAATATCTGATACAGACACGGCTGAACGCAGCAAAAATACTGCTCAGAGATACGGACTGGAGCATAAGGGAAATTGCTGACAAGACAGGTTTTCAGAGTGATGCTTACTTCTCAAACTATTTTCATACTCAGTTTCACAAAACACCTACGGAATACCGCAGTCTGAAGATTCGCAGAATTTAG
- a CDS encoding DUF305 domain-containing protein, translated as MRSQQRFSDVTRSYLCCFYEILKNMIDDMDGAQLTDSISYNFIVQMIPHHRAAIEMSNNILQYTTCIPLQEIALGIIEEQTMSIQNMLSILDRCAGLGNAQQDVCCYHKSYQQITQIMFTHMQDACSTNNINADFIREMIPHHKGAISMSQNALRFDICPELVPILQAIIKSQQKGVCEMERLLRCV; from the coding sequence ATGCGTAGTCAGCAAAGGTTCAGTGATGTTACCAGGTCTTATCTTTGCTGTTTTTATGAAATACTGAAAAATATGATAGATGATATGGACGGTGCGCAGCTCACTGACAGTATCTCGTACAACTTTATCGTTCAGATGATCCCGCACCACAGAGCTGCCATTGAAATGTCTAATAATATTCTGCAGTATACAACCTGCATACCATTGCAGGAAATCGCACTCGGCATCATAGAGGAACAGACCATGAGTATTCAGAATATGCTGAGCATTCTGGATCGATGTGCTGGGCTGGGTAATGCACAGCAGGATGTATGCTGCTATCACAAGAGCTATCAGCAAATTACACAGATCATGTTCACGCATATGCAGGATGCCTGCTCGACGAATAATATTAACGCTGATTTTATACGCGAAATGATCCCCCATCACAAGGGTGCGATCAGTATGTCTCAGAACGCACTGCGCTTCGACATTTGTCCGGAACTGGTACCCATCCTTCAGGCGATTATCAAGTCGCAGCAGAAGGGGGTATGTGAGATGGAACGGCTGCTGCGGTGTGTATAA
- a CDS encoding sulfite exporter TauE/SafE family protein yields the protein MAFVLFAVSLLASTVGAVAGFGGGVIIKPVLDAFGILPVSTVSFLSGCTVLGMSAASLFRGRNGGVKLRVKTSTPLAAGAAVGGLIGKTLFDLVRRRFSDENMLGFIQTALLLVTTVMVLVYVIKKNRLRTLRVESIAACLLIGIFLGGISSFLGIGGGPVNVAVLFFFFSMDAKTAARNSIYIILFSQILNLAVAMVKGNVPTFSVSSLVMMMAGGIAGAIAGAEISKRIDSGKVEVLLYVLMILIVGINCYNLAAFAMLLHS from the coding sequence ATGGCATTTGTCTTATTTGCGGTGAGCCTGCTCGCGTCAACGGTTGGCGCGGTGGCAGGATTTGGAGGAGGGGTTATCATCAAACCGGTGCTTGATGCATTCGGAATCCTTCCTGTGAGCACAGTCAGCTTTTTGTCCGGCTGTACTGTGCTCGGCATGTCGGCGGCATCTCTGTTCAGAGGAAGAAACGGCGGAGTGAAACTCAGAGTTAAGACAAGTACACCGCTTGCGGCCGGCGCGGCTGTGGGGGGATTGATAGGAAAAACATTGTTTGACCTGGTACGCCGTCGTTTTTCGGATGAGAATATGCTGGGATTCATCCAGACGGCATTGCTGCTGGTCACAACAGTTATGGTACTGGTCTATGTAATAAAGAAGAACAGGCTGCGTACGTTACGGGTGGAAAGTATTGCGGCATGCCTGCTCATTGGTATTTTTCTGGGCGGAATCTCTTCATTTCTCGGCATAGGAGGAGGCCCCGTTAATGTTGCGGTACTGTTCTTTTTCTTCTCTATGGATGCAAAGACTGCCGCCAGAAATTCTATCTATATCATTCTGTTCTCACAGATTTTAAATCTGGCTGTAGCGATGGTTAAGGGAAATGTCCCCACATTTTCCGTCAGCAGTCTGGTGATGATGATGGCGGGCGGCATTGCAGGCGCTATTGCAGGAGCAGAAATCTCAAAGCGGATTGATTCAGGGAAGGTAGAAGTCCTGCTGTACGTCCTGATGATACTGATTGTCGGAATTAACTGCTATAATCTCGCCGCCTTTGCAATGCTGCTGCATTCTTAG
- a CDS encoding ABC transporter ATP-binding protein, whose protein sequence is MSDKRIKIQVDHLTKKFGNLTVLDDISFNVEEGEFLCIVGPTGCGKTTFLNSVTKLYDITAGQILVNGEEVNLKKHNISYIFQEFSAMPWLTIEQNVGFGLDIKKVSKAEKKVLVDEMLEIVGLSDFRNFYPQQVSTSMNQRIGIARAFATKPEILLMDEPYGQLDIELRFKLEDELVKLWKKTGTTVLFITHNVEEAVYLSEHIMVLTNKPCHVKTVIENTLPRPRDVMSLDFVKLRDHVTEMIKWW, encoded by the coding sequence ATGTCTGATAAAAGAATCAAAATTCAGGTAGATCATCTGACAAAAAAATTCGGAAACCTTACAGTGCTGGATGATATTTCGTTTAATGTGGAGGAAGGAGAATTCCTCTGCATTGTAGGGCCGACCGGATGCGGAAAGACTACTTTCCTGAACAGCGTAACAAAGCTGTACGACATCACTGCGGGGCAGATCCTTGTAAACGGCGAGGAGGTCAATCTGAAGAAGCACAATATTTCATATATCTTTCAGGAGTTTTCAGCGATGCCGTGGCTTACGATCGAACAGAATGTCGGATTTGGGCTTGATATCAAAAAAGTTTCGAAGGCAGAGAAAAAGGTGCTGGTAGATGAGATGCTGGAAATCGTAGGACTGTCTGATTTCCGCAATTTCTATCCGCAGCAGGTTTCCACAAGCATGAACCAGAGAATTGGAATTGCACGTGCATTTGCCACGAAGCCGGAAATTTTGCTCATGGATGAACCGTATGGGCAGCTGGATATTGAGCTGCGTTTTAAACTGGAGGATGAACTTGTAAAACTGTGGAAAAAGACCGGGACAACTGTTTTGTTTATTACGCATAATGTGGAGGAGGCGGTTTACCTGAGTGAACATATCATGGTGCTGACAAATAAACCATGTCATGTGAAGACCGTCATAGAAAACACGCTGCCCAGGCCGCGGGATGTCATGTCCCTTGACTTTGTCAAACTGAGAGATCATGTAACGGAAATGATTAAATGGTGGTGA